In Streptomyces sp. P3, one DNA window encodes the following:
- the drmC gene encoding DISARM system phospholipase D-like protein DrmC, which produces MSRRRFEAAAAMAAASLGPTRTKALATLLSQGRSPAYIRGRLQTPAALEAVSALLASMTEDGVPSAETAAYLRGYAAAWTRQREDTEARAVWSGPSTPGTPSRATAQVLTEVVGAAEHRLVAVTYSARSYAPLTAALFEAVARGVTVDIVVETLEGAGGLLSGREPADAFSRVPGLRLWHWPSGQRPTPGSRLHAKLAVADDRILFLSSANLTAAGAERNIEAGVLLNGGPMPGRMAEHIRELQRRGVLARWPGA; this is translated from the coding sequence GTGAGCCGCAGACGCTTCGAGGCGGCGGCAGCGATGGCCGCCGCGTCGCTCGGGCCCACACGGACTAAGGCGCTGGCCACGCTCCTCTCCCAGGGCCGCTCCCCTGCGTACATCCGCGGCAGGCTTCAGACGCCGGCCGCGCTGGAAGCCGTGTCGGCGTTGCTGGCGTCGATGACGGAGGACGGCGTTCCCTCGGCGGAGACAGCGGCGTATCTGCGGGGTTACGCGGCGGCCTGGACCCGGCAGCGCGAGGACACCGAGGCCCGTGCGGTGTGGAGCGGCCCTTCCACGCCTGGGACACCCAGCCGCGCTACCGCCCAGGTGCTTACGGAGGTGGTCGGCGCCGCAGAGCACCGGCTCGTCGCCGTGACCTACTCGGCCCGCTCGTACGCACCGCTGACGGCAGCGCTGTTCGAGGCTGTGGCCCGGGGCGTCACAGTGGACATCGTCGTGGAGACGCTGGAAGGCGCGGGCGGGCTACTCTCCGGGCGTGAGCCGGCCGATGCCTTCTCCCGCGTACCGGGCCTGCGGCTCTGGCACTGGCCGTCGGGTCAACGCCCCACTCCCGGAAGCCGGTTGCACGCGAAGCTGGCGGTGGCCGACGACCGGATCCTCTTTCTTTCCAGCGCCAACCTCACGGCGGCCGGCGCCGAGCGCAACATCGAGGCGGGCGTGCTGCTGAACGGCGGTCCCATGCCGGGACGGATGGCGGAACACATAAGGGAGTTGCAGCGCCGAGGGGTTCTCGCGCGGTGGCCAGGTGCCTGA
- the drmA gene encoding DISARM system helicase DrmA, which yields MPSSPQNAPVPEPGVPHPVDEVPQTFRSGTSYDVREELGDLISRDLLGPWADETEALAPHSAGPRDRYLVGLLGPRPAPTDAPVNVAAGQAETEVSAQGDGRDPELAERLTPQAAGRLWASSMGLSFLVPADVGILSVVASWGRYRQSDSKTDDGRAVRAWSREPIRYAVDIHVDSPGTVRKVLEGVDDTGPDLPCIRLDVHVRERPGTVDGANNLRFVDVSLINALEESRELRDGQWLFQTKLEVTSFDGQSSVFLPIDDPLSDDEPGHILENPEEQHLRLLYRQELKHAHGRNVAVHASVLPKGRRAVRLETTWLPVKDVPATVAPNSARQPLLAGLEVSMDELAELAVWERRDELLKALQPLADGYDGWLQQQAAKAESLSGELRTTALRAVDEARDACGRIALGIELLHTDRDALRAFRFANRAMAMQRRATATAALRAEGGEKPPTYAAAYAEVDGRGAVAASWYPFQLAFVLLNLCSLTDPVHKERRADSTATVDLLFFPTGGGKTEAYLGLTAYTFAIRRLQKAVGEGEDAREGRDGVAVLMRYTLRLLTAQQFQRASALVCATEVLRREDEEVWGSRPFRIGLWVGAGVSPNWYGDAAQQIAEANESASGRHANVLQVLSCPWCGEELRAWRDVAPDDVRRRVIVYCPRGEDAEPCPFSRMRARGEGLPILTVDEEIYRLVPSLLIATVDKLAQLPWRGYAGMLFGRVSAYCDRHGYRHDDLDEEIGCGSRHNAKDWHKAVTSRPMPRRLRPPDLIIQDELHLISGALGTTVGLFESAVDQLCTWRAKDAHGQLRDTGPKIVASTATTRNARAQVLGVFARDLAIFPPQVVDVGDTFFSQQVDVTRDNPGRRYYGVCAHGVRMKAAEIRVAEILLLAGQHMFDLYGAPADPYMTVVGYFNATKELAGMRRVLDDDVPSRLRANGRRRGIANRLLRDTDMLNLQELTSRISSAEISATLKRLEIGFNPEHDTSVRKKAIVDELRDAGRAREPRVLPAPLHRRPVDHVLATSMLQVGVDVSRFGLMVVTGQPKNTAEYIQASSRVGRQAKRPGIVITLYNWARPRDLAHFEDFEHYHATFYRQVEALSVTPFTRRALDRGTTATYVSAVRQACDEFSDNVDAGGVDLDDPRVRDVERRLLERAEAVDGDRARGYLAERIDALRDAWTAKKGEQGRLGYRGQTRQKQTVLGLLRNADGSGWDVLTVPQSMRETENEINMLLSADTVLSAPAGTAWEFGPPEENGDGPDTASGDELGEAPDADGNGDDNGTARGRRS from the coding sequence ATGCCGTCGTCACCACAGAACGCCCCCGTTCCAGAGCCGGGCGTTCCCCACCCCGTGGACGAGGTCCCGCAGACCTTCCGGTCAGGGACGTCGTACGACGTCCGGGAGGAGCTCGGTGATCTGATCTCACGGGATCTACTGGGACCGTGGGCGGACGAGACCGAGGCGCTGGCGCCGCACAGTGCGGGGCCCCGTGACCGCTACCTCGTTGGGCTACTTGGGCCCCGGCCCGCACCGACCGACGCGCCCGTGAACGTCGCGGCGGGCCAGGCGGAGACCGAGGTCAGCGCTCAGGGGGACGGGCGGGACCCTGAGCTCGCAGAGCGACTCACCCCACAGGCCGCCGGACGGCTGTGGGCGTCGTCCATGGGGCTGAGCTTCCTGGTGCCGGCCGATGTGGGCATTCTCAGCGTTGTCGCGTCCTGGGGCCGATACAGGCAGAGCGACAGTAAGACCGACGACGGCCGGGCTGTGCGGGCGTGGTCGCGCGAGCCCATCCGGTACGCGGTGGACATTCATGTCGACTCGCCGGGCACCGTCCGCAAGGTTCTGGAGGGCGTCGACGACACCGGCCCGGACCTCCCCTGCATCCGGCTCGACGTGCACGTGCGGGAGCGCCCCGGCACGGTCGACGGCGCGAACAACCTGCGCTTCGTCGACGTGTCGCTGATCAACGCGCTGGAGGAGTCCCGTGAACTGCGGGACGGGCAGTGGCTGTTCCAGACGAAGTTGGAAGTTACCTCCTTCGACGGGCAGTCAAGCGTCTTCCTGCCGATCGACGACCCGTTGTCCGACGACGAGCCCGGCCACATCCTGGAGAACCCCGAGGAACAGCATCTGCGGCTGCTGTACCGGCAGGAGTTGAAGCACGCGCATGGACGGAACGTCGCCGTGCACGCGAGTGTCCTGCCGAAGGGGCGGCGCGCGGTCAGGTTGGAGACGACCTGGCTGCCGGTGAAAGACGTGCCGGCCACGGTCGCGCCGAATTCGGCTCGGCAACCGCTGCTCGCCGGTCTTGAGGTGAGCATGGACGAGCTCGCCGAACTGGCCGTCTGGGAGCGGCGCGACGAACTGCTGAAGGCCCTGCAGCCGTTGGCCGACGGCTACGACGGCTGGTTGCAACAGCAGGCCGCCAAGGCGGAGTCGCTGTCGGGCGAACTGCGGACCACCGCGCTGCGGGCGGTCGACGAGGCCCGCGATGCGTGCGGCCGGATCGCCCTCGGCATCGAGCTGCTGCACACCGACCGCGACGCGCTACGGGCGTTCCGTTTCGCCAACCGGGCCATGGCCATGCAGCGTCGGGCCACGGCGACGGCCGCGCTGCGGGCCGAGGGCGGTGAAAAGCCGCCCACATACGCGGCGGCCTACGCCGAGGTCGACGGACGCGGCGCGGTGGCCGCAAGCTGGTACCCCTTCCAGCTGGCGTTCGTGCTCCTCAACCTGTGCTCCCTGACCGACCCCGTGCACAAGGAGCGCAGGGCGGACAGCACTGCCACGGTTGACCTCCTGTTCTTCCCGACCGGTGGCGGCAAGACGGAGGCGTATCTCGGTCTCACGGCCTACACGTTCGCTATCCGGCGGCTCCAGAAGGCCGTCGGGGAGGGGGAGGACGCCCGTGAGGGGCGGGACGGCGTCGCTGTACTGATGCGTTACACGCTGCGGTTGCTGACGGCCCAGCAGTTCCAACGGGCCTCCGCCCTGGTGTGTGCGACGGAGGTGCTCCGCAGGGAGGACGAGGAGGTCTGGGGCAGCAGGCCGTTCCGTATCGGGCTGTGGGTCGGTGCCGGTGTCTCGCCGAACTGGTATGGGGACGCTGCGCAGCAGATCGCCGAGGCCAACGAGTCCGCCTCGGGACGGCACGCGAACGTCCTCCAGGTGCTGTCCTGCCCGTGGTGCGGCGAGGAACTGCGCGCGTGGCGGGACGTGGCGCCTGATGATGTACGGCGGCGCGTCATCGTGTACTGCCCGCGCGGCGAGGACGCGGAGCCGTGTCCGTTCTCCCGGATGCGAGCGCGGGGCGAGGGGCTGCCGATCCTCACGGTCGACGAGGAGATCTACCGGCTGGTGCCGAGCCTGCTGATCGCGACCGTGGACAAGCTCGCCCAGCTGCCGTGGCGCGGTTATGCGGGAATGTTGTTCGGGCGCGTGAGTGCCTACTGCGATCGGCATGGCTACCGCCACGACGACCTCGACGAGGAGATCGGATGCGGGTCCCGGCATAACGCCAAGGACTGGCACAAGGCCGTGACCAGCCGGCCTATGCCGCGGCGGCTGCGGCCTCCGGATCTCATCATCCAGGACGAGCTGCACCTGATCTCCGGGGCGTTGGGCACCACAGTGGGGCTGTTCGAGTCAGCTGTTGACCAGTTGTGCACCTGGCGGGCGAAGGATGCACACGGGCAGCTCCGGGACACCGGGCCGAAGATCGTCGCGTCGACAGCCACCACTCGCAACGCCCGTGCGCAGGTGCTGGGCGTGTTCGCCCGGGACCTGGCGATCTTCCCGCCGCAGGTGGTCGACGTCGGCGACACCTTCTTTTCCCAACAGGTCGACGTCACCCGTGACAACCCTGGGCGGCGTTACTACGGCGTCTGCGCGCACGGGGTGCGTATGAAGGCTGCCGAGATCCGTGTCGCAGAGATCCTCCTGCTCGCCGGGCAGCACATGTTCGACCTCTACGGCGCTCCCGCCGATCCGTACATGACGGTGGTCGGGTACTTCAACGCGACCAAGGAACTCGCCGGTATGCGGCGGGTCCTGGACGACGACGTGCCGAGCCGGCTGCGGGCCAACGGACGCCGCCGGGGCATCGCCAACCGGCTGCTGCGCGACACCGACATGCTCAACCTCCAGGAGCTGACCTCCCGTATCTCGTCGGCGGAGATCAGCGCCACCCTCAAGCGGCTGGAGATCGGGTTCAACCCGGAGCACGACACGTCGGTGCGCAAGAAGGCGATTGTCGACGAGCTCCGGGATGCGGGGAGGGCCCGTGAGCCGCGAGTACTGCCCGCCCCGCTGCACCGCAGGCCGGTCGACCACGTGCTGGCCACGTCGATGCTGCAGGTGGGTGTCGACGTCTCCCGCTTCGGCCTGATGGTCGTTACCGGGCAGCCGAAGAACACCGCCGAGTACATTCAGGCGTCCTCCCGTGTCGGACGTCAGGCCAAGCGGCCCGGCATCGTGATCACGCTCTACAACTGGGCGCGGCCCCGCGACCTAGCCCACTTCGAGGACTTCGAGCACTACCACGCGACGTTCTACCGGCAGGTCGAGGCGCTGTCGGTGACTCCGTTCACGCGCCGGGCGCTCGACCGGGGCACCACCGCCACGTATGTCTCCGCCGTGCGGCAGGCGTGCGACGAGTTCTCCGACAACGTGGATGCGGGGGGCGTGGACCTCGACGATCCGCGTGTGCGGGACGTCGAGCGACGACTGCTGGAGCGCGCGGAGGCCGTGGACGGGGACCGGGCGCGCGGCTACCTCGCCGAGCGCATCGACGCCCTGCGTGACGCCTGGACGGCCAAGAAGGGTGAGCAGGGCCGGCTCGGCTACCGGGGCCAGACCCGGCAGAAGCAGACGGTGCTGGGCCTGCTGCGCAACGCGGACGGCAGCGGATGGGACGTGCTCACCGTCCCGCAGTCGATGCGCGAAACGGAGAATGAGATCAACATGCTGTTGTCCGCCGACACCGTGCTGTCGGCCCCGGCCGGCACTGCTTGGGAGTTCGGCCCCCCCGAGGAGAACGGCGACGGCCCGGATACGGCGAGCGGCGACGAACTCGGCGAGGCGCCGGACGCGGACGGGAACGGCGACGACAACGGCACGGCCAGGGGGCGGCGGTCATGA
- a CDS encoding tyrosine-type recombinase/integrase: protein MTFPMTLDKFTEAQRADGYSTNTIGARVRCIKAIARSAGVTAGQLKVDHVIAYFAVRPLRPWSRRTYLNHLQAFGKWLGVDLIEGIRKPAAPRSTPHPLPEDELKRLTAGTRGAHKTWVLLGAFCGLRAHETAKLAREDLSTLDDGTAILRVTGKGGRTDTIPVPPVVMKALDLTGSGRFWEGTRAESVSRTVAGIAAKIGIRMRYHQLRHRYGTMVYRSSGRDLLMTQRLMRHASPATTAGYAAVADDRVHVVVLDLPGADPGASRPKGRRTSSHQCLSCRHEARG from the coding sequence ATGACGTTCCCTATGACACTCGACAAGTTCACTGAGGCTCAGCGGGCGGACGGCTACTCGACCAACACCATCGGAGCCCGAGTACGTTGCATCAAGGCCATAGCCCGCTCTGCCGGCGTAACCGCAGGCCAGCTCAAGGTCGATCACGTCATCGCGTACTTCGCCGTACGCCCTTTACGCCCATGGTCGCGCAGAACCTACCTAAACCATCTCCAGGCGTTTGGAAAGTGGCTGGGAGTGGACCTCATAGAGGGCATACGCAAGCCCGCAGCACCCCGGTCAACACCTCATCCGCTCCCAGAAGATGAACTCAAGCGGCTTACCGCAGGCACACGTGGAGCGCACAAGACCTGGGTCCTGCTAGGGGCCTTCTGCGGCCTCCGCGCGCACGAAACGGCCAAACTTGCCAGGGAAGACCTATCAACTCTCGATGACGGCACAGCGATACTCCGCGTGACAGGCAAGGGTGGACGCACGGACACCATCCCTGTGCCACCGGTCGTCATGAAGGCACTCGACCTGACGGGAAGTGGCAGATTCTGGGAAGGAACGCGTGCCGAATCCGTCTCCCGAACTGTCGCCGGGATCGCTGCAAAGATCGGCATCCGAATGCGCTACCACCAGCTGAGACACCGATACGGAACGATGGTCTACCGCTCTTCCGGCAGAGACCTTCTCATGACGCAACGCCTGATGCGTCACGCGTCTCCAGCGACCACAGCTGGGTACGCGGCCGTCGCGGACGACCGTGTTCACGTGGTTGTGCTTGATCTTCCAGGAGCTGACCCGGGCGCATCACGGCCGAAGGGGCGGAGAACAAGCTCGCACCAATGCCTGTCGTGCCGCCATGAAGCCCGAGGCTGA
- the drmB gene encoding DUF1998 domain-containing protein, whose translation MSGGGYFRRVGAVRPSHLMFTGGVGALVDLPNFSVMVKGLDHWSYAGVPDPVIEEPRLRGAVNRALRRYGPNQVGELRAAPWIPGTDTDPKGNAARIGVPVTPFPQWLRCTACNELASLGSGKWGFENNNARRPDEARFYHENCYRKKKGRKPLAVAARFALACTKGHLDEFPYTEFVHEGRACPDTTYPTLRMRDNGGNLAANVSLECLVCKKAKRNIRDAMGDKGRENLPRCRGRHPQFDGVYDTCDETPYLLVVGASNQWFPVTLSALALPDTGTDSLRKLVEERWPDLEDFEDEAEIAMFAKKSKHHRYLRDYEPEQVWQAISAYRSALSGDAAETEQPPGPPDLLTPEWQVLSAAKTADPTEDFALVDASLSGPLSTVFSQVRQVERLREVRALIGFTRLDAPDPEDPGLVTRVDLGRRERDWVPASEVRGEGLFLRVDDHLIEQWEQRVASSDALAAHAAAFGRFREHRRSERIQDGSDLMQGWPGSRYIALHTLSHLLIRTIAMECGYNSASLAERIYSGDAEERRTGILIYTAVPDSEGTLGGLVSLADQDPSTGENRMARIVRTALYKAGRCSSDPLCGERLPKAPEDFLHGAACHSCLFVSETTCERGNRFLDRRFITHLAGDPKTLALISDFG comes from the coding sequence ATGAGCGGCGGCGGATACTTCAGGCGGGTGGGGGCGGTACGGCCGAGCCACCTCATGTTCACCGGCGGCGTCGGCGCCCTCGTCGACCTGCCCAACTTCTCCGTCATGGTCAAGGGCCTCGACCACTGGAGTTACGCCGGTGTGCCCGATCCGGTAATCGAGGAGCCCCGGCTCCGCGGGGCCGTCAACCGGGCCCTGCGACGCTACGGCCCGAACCAGGTGGGCGAACTGCGCGCCGCCCCGTGGATCCCCGGCACGGACACCGACCCGAAGGGGAACGCGGCACGGATCGGTGTGCCCGTAACCCCCTTTCCGCAGTGGCTGCGCTGCACGGCGTGCAATGAGCTGGCCTCCCTGGGCTCGGGCAAGTGGGGGTTCGAGAACAACAACGCCCGCCGCCCTGACGAGGCGCGGTTCTACCACGAGAACTGCTACCGGAAGAAGAAGGGCCGCAAGCCCCTCGCCGTGGCCGCCCGCTTCGCGCTCGCCTGCACCAAGGGCCACCTCGACGAGTTCCCCTACACGGAGTTCGTGCACGAGGGGCGTGCCTGCCCCGACACGACGTACCCGACGCTGCGGATGCGCGACAACGGCGGCAACCTCGCGGCCAACGTCTCCCTCGAATGCCTCGTGTGCAAGAAGGCCAAACGCAACATCCGGGACGCGATGGGCGACAAGGGCCGCGAGAACCTGCCCCGCTGCCGTGGCCGGCACCCTCAGTTCGACGGCGTCTACGACACCTGTGACGAGACGCCGTATCTGCTGGTCGTGGGCGCGTCTAACCAGTGGTTCCCCGTGACGCTCAGCGCACTGGCACTGCCTGACACCGGGACCGACTCGCTGCGCAAGCTCGTCGAGGAACGCTGGCCGGATCTAGAGGACTTCGAGGACGAGGCGGAGATCGCCATGTTCGCCAAGAAGTCGAAGCACCACCGCTACCTTCGCGATTACGAGCCCGAACAGGTCTGGCAGGCCATCTCCGCCTACCGCTCGGCCCTGTCGGGTGATGCGGCCGAGACCGAGCAGCCGCCGGGCCCTCCGGACCTGCTGACCCCCGAGTGGCAGGTGTTGTCCGCGGCGAAGACCGCCGATCCGACCGAGGACTTCGCGCTCGTGGACGCCTCGCTCAGTGGGCCGCTGTCCACCGTCTTCTCCCAGGTGCGGCAGGTGGAGCGGCTACGCGAGGTGCGGGCCCTCATCGGCTTCACCCGGCTGGACGCCCCCGATCCCGAGGACCCCGGCCTGGTCACCCGCGTCGACCTGGGGCGGCGCGAACGCGACTGGGTGCCAGCCAGTGAGGTGCGTGGCGAGGGGCTGTTTCTGAGGGTGGACGATCACCTGATCGAGCAGTGGGAGCAGCGGGTCGCGTCGAGCGACGCTCTCGCCGCACACGCCGCGGCTTTCGGCCGGTTCCGTGAGCACCGCAGGTCGGAACGTATCCAGGATGGCTCCGACCTGATGCAAGGCTGGCCAGGCAGTCGCTACATCGCCCTGCACACGCTCTCCCACCTGCTCATCCGCACCATCGCGATGGAGTGCGGCTACAACTCGGCGAGCCTGGCCGAGCGGATCTACAGCGGCGACGCCGAGGAACGGCGGACCGGCATCCTCATCTACACGGCCGTCCCGGACTCGGAGGGCACGCTCGGCGGGCTGGTCTCCCTCGCCGATCAGGACCCGAGTACCGGGGAGAACCGGATGGCCAGGATCGTACGGACGGCGCTGTACAAGGCGGGGCGGTGCTCCTCGGACCCGCTGTGCGGCGAGCGTCTTCCCAAGGCGCCGGAGGACTTCCTGCACGGTGCCGCCTGCCACTCCTGCTTGTTCGTGTCCGAGACGACGTGCGAGCGCGGCAACCGATTCCTGGACCGGCGGTTCATCACCCACCTGGCAGGCGACCCGAAGACGCTGGCCCTCATCTCGGACTTCGGGTGA